atcacttggctacacatgcctctccgtaatgtcaatatgccttgtctattgctgttttggttagtgatggTCTTTTTCACTGTAGCCTCCAGCCCTGCCCAATATGCCTTAGATATCCCTTTTGTCCCGCCTCTCACATATGCGGTGACCTCATCTGGCTTAACTGTTGCCTCcagtctgaatcctggcttaggaaggccaccaaaaatccagaaatttccaactacaacattttccgacaagatagaactgccaaagtaGGCGgggttagcctgcagagttctgtcatactgaccaggtctgtgcccaaacaattcaagcttctacttttaaaaatccccctttccagaaacaagtctctcaccattgccgcctgttatagacccccctcagcccccagctgtgccctggacaccatatgtgaattgattgccccccatctattttcagagctcgtactgttgggtgacctaaactgggatatacttaacaccccggccgtccaaccatctaaactagatgccttcaatctcacaaattatcaaggaacctaccaggtacaaccctaaatctgtaaccatgggcaccctcttagatatcatcctgaccaatttgccctctaaatacacctctgctgtcttcaaacaGGATCtcggcgatcactgcctcattgcctgcgtccttaatgggtccgcggtcaaacgtccacccctcatcactgtcaaacgctccctaaaacacttcagcaagcaggcctttctaatcgacctggcccgggtatcctggaagaatattgacctcatcccgtcagtagaggatgcctggttgtgcTTTTTAAAAGGGCTTTcctcatcttaaataagcatgccccgttcagaAAATGTTGAACTAAGAACCGATAtcgcccttggttcaccccagacttgactgcccttgacctgcACAAAAACATACTGTGgctttctgcattagcatcgagtAGCCAAAGCGATATGctacttttcagggaagttaggaactaaTATACATAGTCAATTAGGAAAGCtacggctagctttttcaaacatccTGTataacaaactccaaaaagttgtgggacactgtaaagtccatggagaataagagcaccatcTCTCagatgcccactgcactgaggctaggaaacaatgTCACCACGATAATTGattatttcaataagcatttttctacagatggccatgctttccacctggctacccctagctcgaccaacagctctgcaccccctgcagcaacttgcccaagccccccccgcttctccttcacccaaatccagacagctgatgttctgaaagtgcTGCAAAATGTGGATCCTTACAAATCAGGTGGGCTAGACAACCTGGACCCTCTCTTTataaaattatctgccgcaattgttgcaacccctattactagcctgttcaacctctttcgtttcgtctgagatccccaaagatagGAAAGCTCTCcgcggtcatcctcctcttcaagggggagacactctagactcacactgttacagaccaatatctatcataccctgcctttctaaggtcttcaaaagccaagttaacaaacagatcaccgaccatttttgaatcccaccgtactttCTCCACTTTGCAATCTGGTGTCCAagttggtcatgggtgcacctcagccacactcaaggtccgaaactatatcataaccgccatcgataaaagacaatactgtgcagccatcttcatcgacctggccaaggctttcgactctgtcaatcactgcattcttatcggcagactcaatagctttGGTTTCCTCAAATGACtgcttcgcctggttcaccaactacttctcagagttaagtgtgtcaaatcagagggcctgttgtccggacctctggcagtctctatgggggtgccacagggttcaattctcgggctgactcttttctctgtatattgcaatgatgtcgctcttgctgctggtgattctctgatccacctctacgcagacaacaccattctgtatacatatggcacttctttggacactgtgttaactaacctccaaacgtgCTTCAATGGCCCTcccttcatattcgtcgccaaacccactggctccaggtcatctataagtctttgctaggtaaagccccaccttatctcagctcactggtcagccccaaagccaacacttactttggctgcctttccttccagttctctgctgcccatgactggaacgaattgcaaaaataatttaagctggagacttatatctccctctaactttaagcatcagctgtcagagcagcttaccgatcactgtacctgtaaatGTCACAACCAActacatccccatattgttatttatcttcttgctctttttcaccccagtatctctacctgcacatatatcactccagtgttaatgcaaaattgtaattatttcacctctgtggtctatttattgccttaactccctaatcttctacatttgcacacattgttcATTGTTAGAGATTTTCTATTGGCTTATAgcctgtacgtttgtttatgtgtaactctgttgtttttgtcgcactgctttgctttatgagaacttgttctcaactggcctacctgcttaaataaaggcgaaaatatatatatatttttgaagattgctgtacaccagcggaacccatccaacttgaaggatctggagcagttttgcaaaactcccagtggctagatgtgccatgcttagagacataccccaagagacttgcagctgtaattgctgcaaaaggttgcTCTACAAAGTTTTGACCCTGGGtggatgaatagttatgcatgctcaaggtTCCTGTTTTTTGTGTTTCACAAGAAAAGTAGGCATGtcttgtaaatcaaatgatacagcccccccccccaaaaagaaattccaggttgtaaggcaacaaaatagtaaaaatgccaaggaggtgaatactttcgcatgcCATTGTAGCTAGcactatctttctctctcaggcaactattcaccacattttatgcactgcagtactaGCTAGCTAtagtttatgctttcagtagTAGATTCATTATTTGATTGCGTCGACATAtcagttcatactgcaagagctctgataggttggaggacgtcctccggaagttgtcataattactgtggaaGTCTGTGgtagggggtgagaaccatgagcctcctaggttttgtattgaagtcaatgtaaccagaggaggacggaaacgaactgtcctctggctacaccatggtgttaAGGCTGCTGTAGACCTTTGTTGCAAAACTGTGTGTTTTAATccattatttggtgacgtgactatatttagtatagttttatctaaaaaaacAGGATCACTTTttttgtttcactatttttatggaagtcccctttctcctccgaggagcctccactgatataagAACAGAACTGGTGTTCTTAAGCCActtttatacctggtgctaacatgcgTCCTTTGTCCCGATTGTGTCCACATCCTGATAGTGCCCATATTTGTAGACTGGTGTAGACTATCAAAAGACACATTGTGGTCTGATTTTTATCAGATCTTCCTGACCACCACCGGAGGTAGTCGGGCACGCATTGTCTCTCAAGTGTAGACTAATCTGGACAGGGACACCATTTAAATCCTCATTATCCTACCTTCAATCATTGACAGCTGGCACAATTGACTTATGACAGCAAtatgttttaaaataaatattatttatGAAAGAATATCTAACATTTGCATACAGGGAGGGACCAGGGAATCTGGTCACAATGTGGACACAGTGGCTGGATGAGACATTTTACTACCATGTGTAAACACATTTGAAAATGTGGTAACAATCCGATTGTGGACAAGACCAGGAAAAAGGATGCCAGTTAGCACCAGGTATAAGCAAGGATTTAGTGGTGTTACGTTGTCGTAACGTGGCCTTGCCTTTTCCTCCTACCAGGCAACAATGACAGTGGTCCTGCCCCAATCCACCAGAGTGACGCGCTCAACCATGAGGCAGCAGGCCCCCAAGGtgataaaaaaattaataaaaaagaatttaaaaaacaaacaaaaaattgcCCTACCAAGTCTGCATTTTGTTCTGCACACATCTTTTATATAAGATGTTCTATTAGATTATTTAGTCGTTAACTATAATAGCAGCTTTTTGGAATAACCATATAATTGACAAAATGCTGTATTTTCTCTGTTCCATTGACCTAGGCACCACAGACTATTGACACTGTCCCTGCTTCAAGAAAAGGTTGGTGTTTTGTTGTTTGAAAAACAATTTTCCACCCTGTATAATCATTGAATGGTGTGCTTAATTCAACACCTGTATGTACTGACTGCTAACCCCTTAACTTGACCTGGTTCTGTCTTAGTTGAACCAGCTGTGGTCAGGTCAACCAGGAGAACCAAGATCACTTTAGGTAATACTCCTAACCATGACAATAATATTGTCAGCTGTTCTATACATTACGCCTCAAAACCTTTTTGTTTAGCCAATTATTTAACCCCAATAAACATATCCTTGACTTGTAACGTAACTGTTCTTTTTCCACTTTCCTGCAGGTGAACCAGTCGTCAGAGCCCCATCCACAAGGTCAGCTAACAGGCCTCTGGTCTCTGTGGCCCCGGTGGCAAAGGACAAACCTGCTGCAGCTCCCAAGCAGTCTGCATCACCACCTGTTGGCAGAGGGAGGAACACCAGGGGTGAGCTTTGGCAGCTGACATCCCACGCTTCATATGCATTATTCCTCTACAGCATTTCATGTGGTTTCCCCCATTTTATTTCTGcattaaaaaagaaagaaaaaaagtacattttgacaTTCTCTTTAGGCAATACTGAAAGCAATAAGCAAGCTGCTGTAAAAGTGAAAAAGCCAGTGGAGGAGCCCAGGGCTGCCAGCCCGCCACCCCCCAGTGTAAAGGAGGAGAAGATGGTAGAAGACCCTTCCCCTGCTGATCCAGAACCTGTCCCAGCCCaggcctcctccctcccccctccagccCCTACCCCGTCCTCCTTCGCTCCTCAGGGCTTTGTGTTCCAGGCCCCAGCAGGCCTGTCCACCTTCAAGCCCACCCCTCTCACCCCCCGCTCTGCAGACTCCTTCTTCAAACCCAGGTAACACATTGTGGGTTTCTGATCAGTCTGTATCCCTCTGACATATTTTAGATTCCCTTGTAATATTTATTAGGTGCATAACAGATGCATTTATTTTCTGCTGGGGTATGAAAATCTGGTTGATATACTGTTACTGCTTATTAAAATATGACTGGCTGTCATTTCTTACTGAAAACATATTGTCATTTTCTATGTTTaaatcttcatcctcctctctgcaGTGTCCCTGCCTTTGTACTACCACCTGTGCCACTCTGGCTCTCTGACTTGGTGCCCAAAATGGAGCTCAGTGCTCCCTCTCCTGCCAAGTCCCCTGTTCAATCCCCGCCTTCTCCTACTCTGGCCCCTCAGTGTCCCCAGGAACCAGAGCATGATGTGCCCTACTTTAGGTGAGGGTTACATTTTAGCTGACAAACTTATCATGCATATTATATGAAACCAAGTCAACAGCGAAGTTCCTGACCTAGACAAGTGTTGTGTTATgtgaatgtctgtctgtgtgtctgtcaggttgGTGGTGGTCagtgagaccgagagactgacaGCATTTTGTCAGCAGTGGGAGCCCAGGGTGGATGATGCCTCTATCCCTGAAGAAAGTGAGTGACTTGACGTGTTTTAACCATCTTAAGTGGTCGATTTGGATTTCTATTAGCGAAATGCATCCTACAACATTTCCTCAATGTTTATATCCATCCCTTTGTGAAGTGCGGGACCGTATGCGTACTGCGGTGGGGCAGGCCAGGCTGCTGATGAAGGAGAGGTTTGGTCAGTTCTCTGGCCTGGTGGATGACTGTGAGCTTGGCAGAGGAGAGAAGATCACCACATGCACTGACTTGCAAGGCTTCTGGGACATGGTCTACTACCAGGTGGGTTAGTGACTAGGAGGACATGGTCTACTACCAGGTGGGTTAGTGACTAGGAGGACATGGTCTACTGCCAGGTGGGTTAGTGACTAGGAGGACATGGTCTACTACCAGGTGGGTTAGTGACTAGGAGGACATGGTCTACTGCCAGGTGGGTTAGTGATTAGGAGGACATGGTCTACTGTCAGGTGGGTTAGTGACTAGGAGGACATGGTCTTCTGCCAGGTGGGTTAGTGACTAGGAGGACATGGTCTTCTGCCTGGTGGATTAGTGACTAGGAGGACATGGTCTTCTACCAGGTGGGTTAGTGATTAGGAGGACATGGTCTACTACCAGGTGGGTTAGTGACTAGGAGGACATGGTCTACTACCAGGTGGGTTAGTGACTAGGAGGACATGGtttactactgtgtgtgtgtcagtttgtgtGTAGAATTAGATTAACAGACACGGGTGTTTAGTCTGTTTATGCTTGACTGTTAACACTACATGTAAGCTATACTAGCTACCTCTAGGAAGAATTACCACCTAGATTGCCACATTTTCAACCTTTTAGAATGCTGTACCAATCTTTCTAAAAAGGCATCCCCTCTTTCCTCACTCACCTTGTTCGACGCTTCCTTTTTCAGGTAGAAGACGTGAACAATAAGTTTGGTGCTCTGAAGGAAGCAGAGTCTCAGGGTTGGCAGGAGGAGAGAAAGCCCCCACCACGACAGAGGAAGGTGGTCAAGAAGCCGGCCTCTGCTCCGGTGGCAAAACCTGTTGGTGGAGCTGCCGCCAAGTCTCGTCTGGCTGCCATCAAGGCTGCTATTAAGCTCAAGCAGCAGGCTGCAGAGGCAGAGAAGGCAGTCCAGGCTGCAGGGCCAGGCAGAGCTGTGGATGACCCTGCTCCagctcctcaggacccccaggcagAGATCTTGGCCCCAGAGTCACCGGTGGTGGTGTTCCAGGGAGGCTTCTTCCAGGTGGAGAGTCCCGCCAAACTCACAGGTGAGTCATACCTCTGCTGTTCTTCACCCATGCCTCCCCTCAACTGCTGTGATGCACAGAGGAAGATGCATAGAATGGCAGGCTGAAAGGACAGGGTTTGCGCGGGCCTGGAAGACCGCTGACATCTCCCTCTGTCAGTGTTAATTGTGAATTGACTGACTGCTGTGTTGTCTGTCTTTCTAGGCTCTGTGAGGAGATCAACCCGTGTAGCTGCCAGGCCGCCTCGGGCATCTCCCTGCTCTGTCACCAAGTTCTCCACCCCCGTCAGAACCCGCCACTCCAACGCTGCTGCAGCTGCACAACCCTCTACTCTCCCCTGCCTCACCCCTGCTCGCTCCACCCTCACCCCTGCTCGCTCCACCCTCACCCCTGCTCGCTCCACCCTCACCCCTGCTCGCTCCACCCTCTCCCCTGCCCGTCTGTCTGATGCCACCCCACTCTGCACCCTGGCCCCCACCCAGAATAGCCCCACCAgagtctctctctgcttctcaccAGTCAAAGAAGCTTTGATAGACGTccagtcagaggaaggccccagcTACCAACCAGAGCTAGTCTCTGTCCAGAATGAAGTCACTCCTGACCAACCAGAGCCTGAGAGCATGCAGGAAGCTTGTGACCAATCGGAGGTTGTCACAGAGACCACTGTTTGCCATGAGGAGCACATTGAGAGCTCTGAGTCTGAGAAAATGAGCCAATCGCCATCCAACACGCAACAGCTGACCAATGACGAAATGCCCCAAGAAGTCTTCAGCCAATCGGTGTTGGCCGCAGAGGAGCCCAACCAATCAGAGCTCCTGGCCATGCCTGAAGTGAGCAGCACTTTGGCTACCCAGTCAATCCTATCCTCTACCTCActccaggacagagaagaagattTAGAGGCCTACGATATCAGCCTACCCATCTCCCCAaggcttcccctctctccttcactgccccACACTCCCACCTATGGAGCAGAGTTCTCCCCAGTCAGGAGCCCTGCCTTCAGCttcaccctctcctccaatccaGCCAGGCCAAAACCTACTGAGGACAGCCTAGCTTCCCTCTGCTCACCCTGCCTGGTGCCCTCCTCTCCTACTGTCCAGGTCTCCCTCAGCGTCTCGGCTAATGCCGATGTGACAGTGACTCCAAACAGTTATATCACTGAGGTACGTTTTTTTTGCAAAGGAgatgcgtgtgtatgtatgtatgtatgtatgtatgtatgtatgtatgtgtatatatatatcagccaaaaaagaaacgtcctctcactgtcaactgcgtttattttcagcgaaCTTAACATGtaaaaatatttgtatgaacataacaagattcaacaacagacaaactgaacaagttcaacagacatgtgactaacataaatggaa
The sequence above is a segment of the Oncorhynchus kisutch isolate 150728-3 linkage group LG25, Okis_V2, whole genome shotgun sequence genome. Coding sequences within it:
- the LOC109870290 gene encoding disks large-associated protein 5 isoform X1, encoding MDSMEARFGHMRQRDTSVDMLRVKMSRRRSQSQKENRDKALNSRRQLDKLPELECSQLDMSVAEHVSVIQEKASNAKQVKNTAVEERIKKLARYKEKKELVKEKEKRAREKKGVFKVGLYRPQPLAPLPQAPAATTKAMATMTVVLPQSTRVTRSTMRQQAPKAPQTIDTVPASRKVEPAVVRSTRRTKITLGEPVVRAPSTRSANRPLVSVAPVAKDKPAAAPKQSASPPVGRGRNTRGNTESNKQAAVKVKKPVEEPRAASPPPPSVKEEKMVEDPSPADPEPVPAQASSLPPPAPTPSSFAPQGFVFQAPAGLSTFKPTPLTPRSADSFFKPSVPAFVLPPVPLWLSDLVPKMELSAPSPAKSPVQSPPSPTLAPQCPQEPEHDVPYFRLVVVSETERLTAFCQQWEPRVDDASIPEEMRDRMRTAVGQARLLMKERFGQFSGLVDDCELGRGEKITTCTDLQGFWDMVYYQVEDVNNKFGALKEAESQGWQEERKPPPRQRKVVKKPASAPVAKPVGGAAAKSRLAAIKAAIKLKQQAAEAEKAVQAAGPGRAVDDPAPAPQDPQAEILAPESPVVVFQGGFFQVESPAKLTGSVRRSTRVAARPPRASPCSVTKFSTPVRTRHSNAAAAAQPSTLPCLTPARSTLTPARSTLTPARSTLTPARSTLSPARLSDATPLCTLAPTQNSPTRVSLCFSPVKEALIDVQSEEGPSYQPELVSVQNEVTPDQPEPESMQEACDQSEVVTETTVCHEEHIESSESEKMSQSPSNTQQLTNDEMPQEVFSQSVLAAEEPNQSELLAMPEVSSTLATQSILSSTSLQDREEDLEAYDISLPISPRLPLSPSLPHTPTYGAEFSPVRSPAFSFTLSSNPARPKPTEDSLASLCSPCLVPSSPTVQVSLSVSANADVTVTPNSYITESLLGLEFERYLQPVASCSLSPRELAVAEEMLSPMAIDVEMESPMAQSGEPTWEEASSPTAFPSLAQMFTPRTTKPVESDMLLFTPDQMDRVRQSMCPSDLMSFTPPSNRTNN
- the LOC109870290 gene encoding disks large-associated protein 5 isoform X2: MDSMEARFGHMRQRDTSVDMLRVKMSRRRSQSQKENRDKALNSRRQLDKLPELECSQLDMSVAEHVSVIQEKASNAKQVKNTAVEERIKKLARYKEKKELVKEKEKRAREKKGVFKVGLYRPQPLAPLPQAPAATTKAMATMTVVLPQSTRVTRSTMRQQAPKAPQTIDTVPASRKVEPAVVRSTRRTKITLGEPVVRAPSTRSANRPLVSVAPVAKDKPAAAPKQSASPPVGRGRNTRGELWQLTSHASYALFLYSISCGFPHFISALKKKEKKYILTFSLGNTESNKQAAVKVKKPVEEPRAASPPPPSVKEEKMVEDPSPADPEPVPAQASSLPPPAPTPSSFAPQGFVFQAPAGLSTFKPTPLTPRSADSFFKPSVPAFVLPPVPLWLSDLVPKMELSAPSPAKSPVQSPPSPTLAPQCPQEPEHDVPYFRLVVVSETERLTAFCQQWEPRVDDASIPEEMRDRMRTAVGQARLLMKERFGQFSGLVDDCELGRGEKITTCTDLQGFWDMVYYQVEDVNNKFGALKEAESQGWQEERKPPPRQRKVVKKPASAPVAKPVGGAAAKSRLAAIKAAIKLKQQAAEAEKAVQAAGPGRAVDDPAPAPQDPQAEILAPESPVVVFQGGFFQVESPAKLTGSVRRSTRVAARPPRASPCSVTKFSTPVRTRHSNAAAAAQPSTLPCLTPARSTLTPARSTLTPARSTLTPARSTLSPARLSDATPLCTLAPTQNSPTRVSLCFSPVKEALIDVQSEEGPSYQPELVSVQNEVTPDQPEPESMQEACDQSEVVTETTVCHEEHIESSESEKMSQSPSNTQQLTNDEMPQEVFSQSVLAAEEPNQSELLAMPEVSSTLATQSILSSTSLQDREEDLEAYDISLPISPRLPLSPSLPHTPTYGAEFSPVRSPAFSFTLSSNPARPKPTEDSLASLCSPCLVPSSPTVQVSLSVSANADVTVTPNSYITESLLGLEFERYLQPVASCSLSPRELAVAEEMLSPMAIDVEMESPMAQSGEPTWEEASSPTAS
- the LOC109870290 gene encoding disks large-associated protein 5 isoform X3 — its product is MDSMEARFGHMRQRDTSVDMLRVKMSRRRSQSQKENRDKALNSRRQLDKLPELECSQLDMSVAEHVSVIQEKASNAKQVKNTAVEERIKKLARYKEKKELVKEKEKRAREKKGVFKVGLYRPQPLAPLPQAPAATTKAMATMTVVLPQSTRVTRSTMRQQAPKAPQTIDTVPASRKVEPAVVRSTRRTKITLGEPVVRAPSTRSANRPLVSVAPVAKDKPAAAPKQSASPPVGRGRNTRGNTESNKQAAVKVKKPVEEPRAASPPPPSVKEEKMVEDPSPADPEPVPAQASSLPPPAPTPSSFAPQGFVFQAPAGLSTFKPTPLTPRSADSFFKPSVPAFVLPPVPLWLSDLVPKMELSAPSPAKSPVQSPPSPTLAPQCPQEPEHDVPYFRLVVVSETERLTAFCQQWEPRVDDASIPEEMRDRMRTAVGQARLLMKERFGQFSGLVDDCELGRGEKITTCTDLQGFWDMVYYQVEDVNNKFGALKEAESQGWQEERKPPPRQRKVVKKPASAPVAKPVGGAAAKSRLAAIKAAIKLKQQAAEAEKAVQAAGPGRAVDDPAPAPQDPQAEILAPESPVVVFQGGFFQVESPAKLTGSVRRSTRVAARPPRASPCSVTKFSTPVRTRHSNAAAAAQPSTLPCLTPARSTLTPARSTLTPARSTLTPARSTLSPARLSDATPLCTLAPTQNSPTRVSLCFSPVKEALIDVQSEEGPSYQPELVSVQNEVTPDQPEPESMQEACDQSEVVTETTVCHEEHIESSESEKMSQSPSNTQQLTNDEMPQEVFSQSVLAAEEPNQSELLAMPEVSSTLATQSILSSTSLQDREEDLEAYDISLPISPRLPLSPSLPHTPTYGAEFSPVRSPAFSFTLSSNPARPKPTEDSLASLCSPCLVPSSPTVQVSLSVSANADVTVTPNSYITESLLGLEFERYLQPVASCSLSPRELAVAEEMLSPMAIDVEMESPMAQSGEPTWEEASSPTAS